Proteins encoded in a region of the Chitinivibrio alkaliphilus ACht1 genome:
- a CDS encoding toxin-antitoxin system YwqK family antitoxin, producing MKSVTVIFCLALLLFSCGEDPRDSLSYDDRGMREVAAQDLELRDSLQYVRGEDSPFTGVAVEFYESGAEKVRADVVEGVYHGRTVSFYEEGGVELEGTMKNGEIHGEVVVYFEEGYVRDRLLYEQGELVDR from the coding sequence ATGAAGAGCGTTACCGTGATATTTTGTCTGGCCCTTCTGCTTTTTTCATGTGGAGAAGATCCCCGAGACTCCCTTTCATATGACGACCGAGGTATGCGTGAAGTTGCTGCTCAGGATCTGGAATTACGAGATAGTCTTCAATACGTTCGTGGCGAAGACAGCCCTTTCACGGGGGTGGCTGTTGAGTTTTATGAGAGCGGTGCCGAGAAGGTTCGAGCGGATGTCGTGGAAGGCGTCTACCATGGCCGTACGGTTTCTTTTTATGAAGAGGGCGGTGTTGAACTAGAGGGGACCATGAAAAATGGGGAAATTCATGGTGAAGTTGTGGTCTATTTTGAAGAGGGGTATGTACGGGACCGGCTTCTGTATGAGCAGGGAGAATTGGTAGATCGATAA
- a CDS encoding homoserine O-acetyltransferase/O-succinyltransferase family protein has product MTIIIPDDYPSKKALEDRRILCIQNANALKQDIRPLRIGILNIMPEAENYEFNLLFPLGRSVLQIQPIWIKLDSHTYASSDSQHLQRHYQRFFDAVEEKHLDGFIISGAPVEQIPFTEVHYWQELQEIMAYARENIVSTLGICWGGMALTKYLGIEKRLYEKKLFGVFETHNIAQNHPITGEMDDIYWCPNSRYAGYEDRDLEHARDAGKIDLLAHSPEAGYLIYESSDHRFLMHLGHFEYNADRLVEEYRRDLEKGVVIDAPLNVDLHHPVNRWRTHNLEFFSEWIRYVYLTTEY; this is encoded by the coding sequence GTGACCATTATAATACCTGATGATTATCCGTCGAAAAAGGCCTTGGAGGATCGACGAATCCTCTGTATTCAAAATGCCAATGCCTTAAAGCAGGATATCCGTCCATTGCGGATTGGTATTTTGAATATTATGCCTGAGGCGGAAAACTACGAATTTAATCTATTGTTTCCCTTGGGCCGATCTGTCTTGCAAATACAGCCCATTTGGATAAAGCTGGATAGCCACACCTATGCCAGTTCAGATAGCCAACACTTACAACGTCATTATCAACGTTTTTTTGATGCCGTAGAAGAAAAGCATCTTGACGGGTTTATTATTAGCGGCGCTCCTGTGGAACAGATTCCCTTCACGGAGGTACACTATTGGCAGGAGCTACAGGAAATTATGGCATATGCCCGGGAGAATATCGTATCAACCTTGGGTATTTGTTGGGGGGGGATGGCTCTGACAAAATATTTGGGCATTGAGAAGCGACTCTATGAGAAAAAGCTTTTCGGTGTTTTTGAGACACATAATATTGCTCAAAATCATCCAATTACCGGAGAAATGGATGATATTTATTGGTGTCCCAACAGTAGATATGCCGGGTATGAAGATCGGGATCTTGAGCACGCGCGTGATGCAGGAAAAATTGATCTCCTTGCCCATTCCCCCGAAGCTGGGTATTTGATTTACGAATCGTCGGATCATCGGTTTCTTATGCACTTGGGACATTTTGAATACAATGCAGATCGGTTGGTAGAAGAGTATCGACGGGATCTTGAGAAGGGGGTTGTCATTGATGCCCCGCTTAATGTTGATTTACACCACCCGGTAAATCGATGGCGAACCCATAACCTAGAGTTCTTTTCAGAGTGGATTCGCTATGTCTATCTTACCACAGAGTATTAG
- a CDS encoding UTP--glucose-1-phosphate uridylyltransferase, translated as MTESFGCTEKMQAAGIDQRIIDLFHQQLEKLHRGDRGYILEEDLTPVMSGEIPRSEDLGSYLSVGQEALSRCAVIKLNGGLGTSMGLQGPKSFLPVKGEKRFIDIVIAQIEMLRQQYGQEIPLIFMNSAVTDAETRALVKEHAALREQAVSPTFVHHSHPKVRVDTLSAVDTDTPDLEWNPAGHGDVYASLYVSGLLDALLDRGIDLAFISNIDNLGATLDPSILGYVEHQRIPFLMEVCHRREMDKKGGHIARSTHGYCLRERAQTREEDLAAFEDINRYSYFNSNSLWVNLRQLREYISSHGLPLLPLIANEKHLDPRDESTPKVYQIETAMGSALSLFSDSVVLEIPQKRFLPVKKNSDLLLLRSDRYHVDTEDRYCEEPGVTSHITVELDERYYKKYDDFCARVRRIPSLQKCRRFSVTGDVVFKENVECIGEVAFTNSTSEPLIIENRVIKTRQYKNKEGLPSLFSPYQQGWTG; from the coding sequence ATGACAGAGAGTTTTGGATGTACAGAAAAAATGCAGGCGGCAGGGATCGACCAGCGAATAATAGACCTATTTCATCAGCAGCTTGAGAAGTTACACCGCGGAGATCGGGGATATATTCTTGAAGAGGATCTCACGCCGGTGATGTCCGGGGAGATCCCTCGGTCAGAAGATCTGGGGTCCTATTTATCCGTGGGGCAGGAGGCGCTCTCGCGATGCGCCGTTATTAAATTAAACGGTGGTTTGGGTACCTCCATGGGGTTACAGGGGCCAAAGTCCTTTCTTCCTGTGAAAGGGGAGAAGCGTTTTATTGATATCGTGATTGCGCAGATAGAGATGCTTCGTCAGCAATACGGTCAAGAAATTCCCCTTATATTTATGAATAGTGCCGTGACGGATGCTGAAACCCGTGCTCTTGTCAAGGAGCATGCGGCTTTGCGTGAACAGGCTGTTTCTCCCACATTTGTACACCATAGTCATCCAAAGGTTCGTGTTGATACACTTTCAGCAGTAGACACAGATACACCTGATCTAGAGTGGAATCCCGCAGGCCATGGTGATGTCTATGCGTCACTGTATGTTTCCGGGCTTCTTGATGCCCTCCTTGACAGGGGAATAGATTTGGCATTTATTTCAAATATCGATAATCTGGGGGCAACCCTCGATCCTTCTATTCTCGGGTATGTCGAACATCAGCGAATTCCCTTTCTCATGGAAGTATGTCATCGTCGTGAGATGGATAAAAAAGGTGGGCATATTGCGCGAAGTACGCACGGATATTGTCTCCGGGAGCGTGCGCAAACCCGGGAGGAAGACCTTGCTGCCTTTGAAGATATTAATCGATACTCCTATTTTAATTCAAACTCCCTCTGGGTAAATCTTCGTCAGTTGCGTGAGTATATTTCTTCCCATGGGCTTCCCCTATTGCCTCTCATTGCCAATGAAAAGCATCTTGACCCGCGGGACGAGTCAACTCCCAAGGTGTATCAAATAGAAACGGCCATGGGTTCTGCCCTTTCTCTCTTTTCTGATAGCGTTGTTTTGGAAATTCCCCAAAAACGCTTTCTTCCCGTAAAGAAAAATAGTGATCTTCTACTGCTACGGTCTGATCGCTATCATGTAGACACAGAAGACCGGTATTGTGAAGAGCCGGGGGTAACCTCGCACATTACCGTAGAGCTTGATGAACGGTATTATAAAAAATATGATGACTTTTGTGCCAGGGTCCGTCGTATTCCCTCCTTACAGAAATGTCGTCGTTTTTCCGTAACAGGGGATGTGGTGTTTAAGGAGAATGTGGAATGTATTGGTGAGGTTGCCTTTACTAATTCCACCTCTGAACCGCTGATTATTGAGAATCGGGTTATAAAAACGAGACAATACAAAAATAAGGAGGGGCTCCCCTCCTTATTTTCCCCATACCAGCAGGGCTGGACGGGATGA